Genomic window (Sphaerodactylus townsendi isolate TG3544 linkage group LG12, MPM_Stown_v2.3, whole genome shotgun sequence):
CTTCAGGGTTCCTGCTGGGGCCTGGCATGCCTGCAGcaactgcaccccctcccccaattcctgCAGCAGGACCGGCTGGCATGCCCACTGGACAGGCGCCAGGCAGCCCAGCCGCTGCAGACACGGGGCCCCTGCAGATGAGGCCATGGCTGCGGACTCTGGATTTGTGTAGTGAGGCTGGCTGACCTGAAGGCATGCGTGGGGCCCAGGACCTGCCCTTTGACCTTTTCACGCTCTGTGTGGGGGCAAGGGAGGAGGTCAGTCTTGGGGCCCTGTTTGCAGCCAGCACGCGAAACCCCAGGGCAAGTTTTCACCCCAGCATAAGACTGCCAGCAGCAGCTCCTGGCTACTCTCCTGCCCCCAGCAGGAAAGAAGGGCTGCCTGTCCGGCCCCAGGAAGGGAGGAGTAACACTGGTTTCTTCCCCCACTCTCCCGACAGTGCCCAGCGGCCTGGCCATGGAGGTCACGGCCCCGATGACCATCAATGCGCTGAATGGCTCCTCCGTTCGCCTGGCCTGCACCTTCAACTCCTGCTACCAAGTGGTAGAGAAGCAGTTTGCCCTCAACTGGACCTACCAAGAGTGCTGGAACTGCAGTGAGATGATGgtgagcctccctccctccctccgagaAGGTCACAAGACAGCCCTGGACCTTCCTGTGGGGACTTGGCCTGACCGAGTGGGCGGTGGGGGGCAGAGGTCGGGTGGGAGGTCTGAGTCTGCCAGGAAAGGAAGTTCTCTTCAGCCCTGGGCCCCAGTGGACAAGCAGCTCCAGTGCCAGGCCGGCTCAGTGGCTAGCTCTGCTTGGGGGCCTTGGAACGGAGGTGTGTCCCGAGGGGAGGGCTGTGGCCCCTTTGCTCGGCTCTCCCAGGCACCTTGCCTGGTATTTGGAAGCCAAAGCAGATGCCTCTTCCCCTCACTGCTCCCTATAGAGCTTAGGGGTTCAGTCCAGGCTTCCCAAGACTTCTAACAGGCCTCTCCATGTCTGGCCACTGGCTCACGGAAGGGTGACTGCTGGTCTGAGACCCCCTGCCTTtgtgtctgccccctccccctcccagctcttGCAGTTCAAATCCAAGATCATCCCCGTGGAACAGACTCGCTTTGGCAATCGTGTGAAGTTCACAGGGAACGTGGCCAAGTATGACGTGTCCTTCACCCTCCACAATGTGCAGTTGGATGACGAGGGATTCTACAACTGCTTTGTGCTGAACCCCCCTGATCGGAATAGAGGCCATGCCAAAATCAACCTGAGAGTCATCACGGAAGGTGAGTATCCAGGCAGGTGACGTGACCCGCCCCCAATCTCAGCCCCATCCGGAACTCCCCCCTGGCGACATGACACCAGCAAACCCCTGCTGTGGCCGGGCGGGCGGTCTGGAAGCCCTTCAGCCGGGAAGAGAGGAGACCTGTCAGGccctctgctcctcctcctcctgggcgcGAAGATCACCCTTGCCTCGGCCTTGTCTCCACAGAGCCCCCAGAACGGGACTCCACCGTGGCCGTGGTTGTGGGCGCTTCTGTGGGCGGCTTCCTGGCTGTGGTGATCCTGGCCCTGGTGGTGGTCAAGTGTGTccggaggaggaagcagcagaagCTGAACACGGATGACCAGAAGACTGAGGAAGAG
Coding sequences:
- the SCN2B gene encoding sodium channel subunit beta-2 isoform X3; protein product: MEVTAPMTINALNGSSVRLACTFNSCYQVVEKQFALNWTYQECWNCSEMMLLQFKSKIIPVEQTRFGNRVKFTGNVAKYDVSFTLHNVQLDDEGFYNCFVLNPPDRNRGHAKINLRVITEEPPERDSTVAVVVGASVGGFLAVVILALVVVKCVRRRKQQKLNTDDQKTEEEGKTDGEGNPEEGPK
- the SCN2B gene encoding sodium channel subunit beta-2 isoform X2, whose product is MLSLALELYTAKRVPSGLAMEVTAPMTINALNGSSVRLACTFNSCYQVVEKQFALNWTYQECWNCSEMMLLQFKSKIIPVEQTRFGNRVKFTGNVAKYDVSFTLHNVQLDDEGFYNCFVLNPPDRNRGHAKINLRVITEEPPERDSTVAVVVGASVGGFLAVVILALVVVKCVRRRKQQKLNTDDQKTEEEGKTDGEGNPEEGPK
- the SCN2B gene encoding sodium channel subunit beta-2 isoform X1 encodes the protein MLEPRPSQLARPPARPGRRANRRIDLRPPGGESAAQPRHLGAPPQMLAVPPAPRSRAMRQPRTTRPGGPPRPLLPALALLGLLLAPVPSGLAMEVTAPMTINALNGSSVRLACTFNSCYQVVEKQFALNWTYQECWNCSEMMLLQFKSKIIPVEQTRFGNRVKFTGNVAKYDVSFTLHNVQLDDEGFYNCFVLNPPDRNRGHAKINLRVITEEPPERDSTVAVVVGASVGGFLAVVILALVVVKCVRRRKQQKLNTDDQKTEEEGKTDGEGNPEEGPK